In the Candidatus Woesearchaeota archaeon genome, one interval contains:
- a CDS encoding SdpI family protein, with amino-acid sequence MRYASLAIILLLFTQFLLSAVFFPHVPSRLATHWNAQGVVDGSMGKLGGLLFLPVLSGVVALLLLWLPSSDPLLKKKPSSITAQVHLFVIALLGFFTVIHVQVLLWNIGIHIPFSRTLPVVTGLLCIVLGHTFRLVERNWFFGVRTPWTLSSDEVWYETNRKAGRWFQVAGAAMIFGVFARRQAFLVIVTPLLVVSAAATIYSYLAYKKNKCRKRSG; translated from the coding sequence ATGCGGTACGCTTCTCTCGCGATCATACTCCTGCTCTTCACGCAGTTCCTGCTCTCAGCGGTTTTCTTCCCGCACGTTCCTTCTCGCCTCGCCACTCATTGGAACGCTCAGGGAGTGGTAGACGGATCTATGGGGAAGCTTGGAGGACTTCTGTTCCTCCCCGTCCTCTCAGGAGTTGTTGCGCTGCTGCTTCTTTGGTTGCCTTCGAGTGACCCTTTGCTGAAAAAGAAACCCTCATCGATCACGGCTCAGGTCCACTTGTTTGTCATTGCACTCCTTGGCTTTTTTACGGTGATACACGTGCAGGTTCTCTTATGGAATATTGGCATACACATCCCATTTTCAAGAACACTTCCCGTGGTAACTGGCTTGCTCTGCATCGTCCTTGGCCACACGTTCCGCCTCGTGGAGCGCAACTGGTTCTTCGGTGTGAGGACGCCGTGGACGTTGAGCAGTGACGAAGTGTGGTATGAAACGAACAGAAAGGCGGGGAGGTGGTTTCAGGTAGCAGGAGCAGCAATGATTTTCGGCGTGTTTGCGAGGAGGCAGGCATTCCTGGTTATCGTCACTCCTTTGCTTGTTGTGTCTGCCGCCGCGACTATTTACTCGTACCTTGCCTACAAAAAAAATAAGTGCCGAAAACGGAGTGGAA